One Nonomuraea angiospora DNA segment encodes these proteins:
- a CDS encoding nitrate reductase subunit alpha: MSAEELLLKTGRYLRRSVTSADLHTLYLKGGVEGDIFYRDRWSHDKVVRSTHGVNCTGSCSWKVFVKDGIITWEAQETDYPSVGPDRPEYEPRGCPRGAAFSWYTYSPTRVRYPYARRVLVEMYLEAKKRLNGDPVDAWAYVVKNPVKRRRYQSARGTGGLVRVTWDLATEMIAAAHVHTIQRYGPDRIAGFSPIPAMSMVSQAVGSRFLSLIGGAMLSFYDWYADLPVASPQVFGDQTDVPESADWWDAAYLMMWGANVPVTRTPDAHWMAEARYRGQKVVVVSPDYSDAAKFADEFVSVRPGTDGALAMAMGHVLLKEFFVERGTPYFTDYVKRFTDLPFLVRLEERAGAYVPGRFLTAKDLGSEEEAAEWKTVLMSEAGEPVVPNGSAGFRWTESGKGRWNLDLGTDPKLTLYGGEPAEVLLPRFDGGPSARRGVPVTRVGEHLVTTVFDLLLAQYGVARDGLPGVWPAGYEDAGEPYTPAWQEGITGVPAGRAVKIAREFARTAESTRGRCMIILGAGTTQWFHGDTIYRAFLSLLLLTGCQGRNGGGWAHYVGQEKCRPLAGWALLAGALDWARPPRQVPGTPYWYLHTDQWRYDHFDAGDLASPLGPGTFRGKRTSDLVVEAVKNGWMPMAPTFDRNPLELGDADDPIAFTREELRSGRLGYAAERPDDPRNWPRVLMLWRSNLFGSSAKGSEYFQHHLLGAISNLEDPDDRAPSGKLDLLVTLDFRMTSSTIFSDIVLPAATWYEKHDLSSTDMHPFVHAFNPAISPPWETKTDFSAFHAIARTFSKLGEKHLGVRRDVVATAYQHDTPGELATGGGPELKVVERDYGAIAEKLAALGPLTEKLGIPVKGVTFMPDEEVTWLGQSCGLVPRGAAKGRPELDTDAKACEAILALSGVSNGRLAAQGFRQLAERTGTDFEDLVSVWHRIVFSDTQARPVQVAASPEWSGKESHERRYSPFTINVENGKPWHTLTGRMHFFLDHDWMHEYGESLPVYRPPLDLAALFGEAGTLRYLTPHSKWSIHSEFQDNLLMLSLSRGGPTIWMSVEDAAGLGIADNDWIEAVNRNGVVVARAIVSHRMPKGTVYMYHAQERLIDVPKSEATGRRGGIHNALTRVLIKPTHMIGGYAQLSYGFNYFGPTGNQRDEITTIRRRSQEVRF; encoded by the coding sequence ATGAGTGCGGAGGAGCTTTTGCTGAAGACCGGTCGCTATCTGCGCAGATCGGTCACCAGCGCCGATCTGCACACCCTCTACCTGAAAGGCGGCGTCGAGGGAGACATCTTCTACCGCGACCGGTGGAGTCACGACAAGGTGGTCCGCTCCACGCACGGCGTGAACTGCACGGGCTCGTGCTCCTGGAAGGTGTTCGTCAAGGACGGCATCATCACCTGGGAGGCGCAGGAGACCGACTACCCGAGCGTGGGCCCCGACCGCCCCGAGTACGAGCCGCGCGGCTGCCCGCGCGGCGCCGCCTTCTCCTGGTACACCTACTCGCCGACCCGGGTCCGCTACCCGTACGCCCGGCGCGTCCTGGTCGAGATGTACCTGGAAGCGAAGAAACGCCTGAACGGCGACCCGGTCGACGCATGGGCATATGTCGTGAAAAATCCGGTGAAACGGCGTCGCTACCAGTCCGCCCGGGGCACCGGCGGCCTCGTCCGCGTCACCTGGGACCTCGCCACCGAGATGATCGCCGCCGCCCACGTCCACACCATCCAGCGGTACGGTCCCGACCGGATCGCCGGCTTCTCCCCTATCCCCGCCATGTCGATGGTCTCCCAGGCGGTCGGCTCCCGGTTCCTGTCGCTGATCGGGGGCGCCATGCTCTCCTTCTACGACTGGTACGCCGACCTGCCCGTGGCCTCCCCCCAGGTCTTCGGCGACCAGACCGACGTGCCGGAGTCGGCCGACTGGTGGGACGCCGCGTACCTGATGATGTGGGGCGCGAACGTCCCCGTCACCCGCACCCCCGACGCGCACTGGATGGCCGAGGCCCGCTACCGGGGCCAGAAGGTCGTCGTGGTCTCCCCCGACTACAGCGACGCCGCCAAGTTCGCCGACGAGTTCGTCAGCGTGCGGCCCGGCACGGACGGCGCGCTGGCCATGGCCATGGGGCACGTGCTGCTCAAGGAGTTCTTCGTCGAGCGCGGGACGCCCTACTTCACCGACTACGTCAAGCGCTTCACCGACCTGCCCTTCCTCGTCCGCCTCGAGGAGCGCGCGGGCGCGTACGTGCCCGGCAGGTTCCTCACCGCCAAGGACCTGGGCTCCGAGGAGGAGGCGGCCGAGTGGAAGACCGTGCTCATGTCGGAGGCCGGCGAGCCCGTCGTGCCGAACGGCTCGGCCGGCTTCCGCTGGACCGAGTCCGGCAAGGGCCGCTGGAACCTCGACCTCGGCACCGACCCCAAGCTCACCCTGTACGGGGGCGAGCCGGCCGAGGTCCTGCTGCCCCGCTTCGACGGCGGCCCTTCGGCGCGCAGGGGCGTCCCGGTGACCCGGGTCGGGGAGCACCTGGTGACCACGGTGTTCGACCTGCTGCTGGCCCAGTACGGGGTGGCGCGCGACGGGCTCCCCGGCGTCTGGCCGGCGGGCTACGAGGACGCCGGGGAGCCGTACACGCCGGCCTGGCAGGAGGGGATCACGGGCGTGCCCGCCGGGAGGGCGGTGAAGATCGCCCGGGAGTTCGCGCGGACGGCCGAGTCGACCCGGGGCAGATGCATGATCATCCTCGGGGCGGGCACCACGCAGTGGTTCCACGGCGACACGATCTACCGGGCGTTCCTGTCGCTCCTCCTGCTGACCGGCTGCCAGGGCCGCAACGGCGGCGGCTGGGCGCACTACGTGGGCCAGGAGAAATGCCGGCCTCTGGCCGGCTGGGCGCTGCTGGCGGGCGCCCTCGACTGGGCCCGGCCGCCGCGGCAGGTTCCGGGCACGCCGTACTGGTACCTGCACACCGACCAGTGGCGCTACGACCACTTCGACGCGGGCGACCTGGCCTCGCCGCTCGGCCCCGGCACGTTCCGCGGCAAGCGCACCTCGGACCTGGTGGTGGAGGCCGTCAAGAACGGCTGGATGCCGATGGCCCCGACGTTCGACCGCAACCCCCTGGAGCTGGGCGACGCCGACGACCCCATCGCCTTCACCCGCGAGGAGCTCCGCTCGGGCCGGCTCGGCTACGCCGCCGAACGCCCGGACGACCCGCGCAACTGGCCCCGCGTGCTCATGCTCTGGCGCTCGAACCTCTTCGGCTCCTCCGCCAAGGGCAGCGAGTACTTCCAGCACCACCTCCTCGGCGCCATCTCCAACCTGGAGGACCCCGACGACCGGGCCCCGAGCGGCAAGCTGGACCTCCTGGTCACGCTGGACTTCAGGATGACGTCCTCGACGATCTTCTCCGACATCGTGCTCCCGGCCGCCACCTGGTACGAGAAGCACGACCTGTCGTCCACGGACATGCACCCGTTCGTGCACGCGTTCAACCCGGCGATCAGCCCACCCTGGGAGACAAAGACCGATTTTTCGGCCTTTCATGCCATCGCTCGCACCTTCAGCAAGCTCGGCGAGAAGCACCTCGGCGTCCGCCGGGACGTGGTCGCGACGGCGTACCAGCACGACACCCCGGGCGAGCTGGCGACGGGCGGCGGGCCCGAGCTCAAGGTGGTGGAGCGCGACTACGGCGCCATCGCCGAGAAGCTGGCGGCGCTCGGCCCCCTCACGGAGAAGCTGGGGATCCCGGTCAAGGGCGTGACGTTCATGCCCGACGAGGAGGTGACCTGGCTGGGCCAGTCGTGCGGCCTGGTGCCGCGCGGCGCGGCCAAGGGCCGGCCGGAGCTCGACACCGACGCCAAGGCGTGCGAGGCGATCCTGGCCCTGTCGGGCGTCAGCAACGGCAGGCTGGCCGCGCAGGGCTTCAGGCAGCTCGCCGAGCGTACGGGCACCGACTTCGAGGACCTGGTCAGCGTCTGGCACCGGATCGTCTTCTCCGACACCCAGGCCAGGCCGGTGCAGGTCGCCGCCAGCCCCGAGTGGTCGGGCAAGGAGTCGCACGAGCGCCGCTACTCCCCCTTCACGATCAACGTCGAGAACGGCAAGCCCTGGCACACGCTCACCGGCCGCATGCACTTCTTCCTCGACCACGACTGGATGCACGAGTACGGCGAGTCGCTGCCGGTCTACCGCCCGCCGCTGGACCTGGCAGCACTGTTCGGGGAGGCGGGCACGCTGCGCTACCTGACCCCGCACAGCAAGTGGTCGATCCACTCCGAGTTCCAGGACAACCTGCTCATGCTGTCGCTGTCGAGGGGCGGCCCGACGATCTGGATGTCGGTCGAGGACGCGGCCGGGCTCGGGATCGCCGACAACGACTGGATCGAGGCGGTCAACCGCAACGGCGTGGTCGTGGCCAGGGCGATCGTCTCGCACCGCATGCCGAAGGGCACGGTGTACATGTACCACGCGCAGGAGCGCCTGATCGACGTGCCCAAGTCGGAGGCGACCGGCCGCAGGGGCGGCATCCACAACGCGCTGACGAGGGTGCTCATCAAGCCCACCCACATGATCGGCGGCTACGCCCAGCTCTCGTACGGCTTCAACTACTTCGGCCCCACCGGCAACCAGCGCGACGAGATCACCACCATCCGCCGCAGATCACAGGAGGTGCGCTTCTGA
- the narH gene encoding nitrate reductase subunit beta, producing MAKIMAQIAMVMNLDKCIGCHTCSVTCKQTWTNRAGVEYVWFNNVETRPGQGYPRRYEDQERWRGGWTLDKRGRLKLRAGGRLRKLLTIFASPLMPALRDYYEPWTYDYENLIKAPLSEDVPVAPPRSLISNRPTKIEWSANWDDDLGGDPSPDPVLAKVSDQVKLAFEQAFMFYLPRICEHCLNPSCVASCPSGALYKRAEDGIVLVDQDRCRGWRMCVTGCPYKKVYFNHKTGKAEKCTFCYPRVEVGLPTVCSETCVGRLRYLGVLLYDADRVAAAASVANERDLYEAQLDLFVDPYDPAVDAADLPADWVEAARRSPVYDLIKKYRIALPLHPEYRTLPMVWYVPPLSPVVDALAEGGHDGEDAVNLFAAIESLRIPVGYLAELFTAGDPTPVTAALRRLAAMRSYMRSVNLGEPPVLADTGLPEDQVRDMYRLLALAKYEERYVIPTAFGNIPPGIVEEGGCSLDYDGGPGMQAPFGEGSGRPVPVSVETFHSLKQRQTSDEITHDRVNLLNWDGRGVPAGLFPTKRRRS from the coding sequence ATGGCGAAGATCATGGCCCAGATCGCCATGGTGATGAACCTGGACAAGTGCATCGGCTGCCACACCTGCTCGGTCACCTGCAAGCAGACCTGGACCAACCGGGCGGGCGTCGAGTACGTCTGGTTCAACAACGTCGAGACCCGCCCCGGCCAGGGCTACCCGAGGCGCTACGAGGACCAGGAGCGCTGGCGCGGCGGCTGGACGCTCGACAAGCGGGGCAGGCTCAAGCTCAGGGCGGGCGGCCGGCTCCGCAAGCTGCTCACCATCTTCGCCAGCCCCCTCATGCCCGCGCTCCGGGACTACTACGAGCCCTGGACGTACGACTACGAGAACCTCATCAAAGCGCCCCTCTCCGAGGACGTCCCCGTCGCGCCGCCCAGGTCGCTCATCAGCAACCGGCCCACCAAGATCGAGTGGAGCGCCAACTGGGACGACGACCTCGGCGGCGACCCCTCGCCCGACCCCGTGCTCGCCAAGGTCTCGGACCAGGTCAAGCTGGCCTTCGAGCAGGCGTTCATGTTCTACCTGCCGCGCATCTGCGAGCACTGCCTCAACCCGTCGTGCGTGGCCTCGTGCCCCTCGGGCGCCCTGTACAAGCGGGCCGAGGACGGCATCGTGCTCGTGGACCAGGACAGGTGCCGGGGCTGGCGCATGTGCGTGACGGGCTGCCCGTACAAGAAGGTGTACTTCAACCACAAGACCGGCAAAGCGGAGAAGTGCACGTTCTGCTACCCGCGCGTGGAGGTCGGGCTGCCGACGGTCTGCTCGGAGACCTGCGTGGGGCGCCTGCGCTACCTGGGGGTCCTGCTGTACGACGCCGACCGCGTGGCGGCGGCCGCCTCGGTGGCCAACGAGCGCGACCTGTACGAGGCCCAGCTCGACCTGTTCGTCGACCCGTACGACCCGGCGGTGGACGCCGCGGACCTGCCTGCCGACTGGGTGGAGGCCGCGCGGAGATCCCCGGTGTACGACCTGATCAAGAAATATCGGATAGCGCTGCCGTTGCACCCGGAGTACCGCACCCTCCCGATGGTCTGGTACGTCCCGCCGCTCTCCCCCGTCGTGGACGCGCTCGCCGAAGGAGGCCACGACGGCGAGGACGCGGTCAACCTGTTCGCCGCCATCGAGTCGCTCCGCATCCCCGTCGGCTACCTGGCCGAGCTGTTCACCGCCGGCGACCCGACGCCCGTGACCGCCGCGCTGCGCCGGCTCGCGGCGATGCGCTCGTACATGCGCTCCGTCAACCTGGGCGAGCCGCCCGTCCTGGCGGACACGGGCCTGCCGGAGGACCAGGTACGCGACATGTACCGGCTGCTGGCGCTGGCCAAGTACGAGGAGCGGTACGTGATCCCGACCGCCTTCGGGAACATCCCGCCCGGGATCGTGGAGGAGGGCGGCTGCAGCCTCGACTACGACGGGGGGCCGGGGATGCAGGCCCCGTTCGGCGAGGGGTCGGGCCGGCCCGTCCCGGTCTCGGTGGAGACCTTCCACAGCCTGAAGCAGCGCCAGACCAGTGACGAGATCACCCACGACCGGGTGAACCTACTCAACTGGGACGGCCGCGGCGTCCCCGCCGGCCTGTTCCCGACCAAGAGGAGAAGATCATGA
- the narJ gene encoding nitrate reductase molybdenum cofactor assembly chaperone has product MSSAVVWQAAAHLLAYPDERFWHRLPLIKEAAEPHFGAFLTRASDLGPGELAAHYVETFDLHRRCCLYLTYYADGDTRRRGRSLAALKQRYRAAGWELMDDELPDFLPVMLEFAALDPSGAELLREHRPGLELLLTALTDRDSPYACVIGAVCAALPPITAAERLQATRLAQAGPPAETVGGYL; this is encoded by the coding sequence ATGAGCAGCGCCGTCGTCTGGCAGGCCGCCGCCCACCTCCTCGCCTATCCCGACGAGCGCTTCTGGCACCGGCTCCCGCTCATCAAGGAGGCCGCCGAGCCGCACTTCGGGGCGTTCCTGACGCGCGCCTCCGACCTCGGGCCCGGCGAGCTGGCCGCGCACTACGTGGAGACGTTCGACCTGCACCGGCGCTGCTGCCTCTACCTCACCTACTACGCCGACGGCGACACCCGCCGCCGCGGCCGGTCGCTGGCCGCGCTGAAACAGCGCTACCGGGCGGCCGGGTGGGAGCTGATGGACGACGAACTGCCCGATTTCCTGCCGGTGATGCTGGAGTTCGCCGCGCTCGATCCCTCGGGCGCCGAGCTCCTCAGGGAGCACAGGCCGGGGCTGGAGCTGCTGCTCACGGCCCTGACCGATCGCGACTCGCCGTACGCGTGCGTGATCGGCGCGGTGTGCGCGGCCCTGCCGCCGATCACCGCCGCCGAGCGGCTCCAGGCCACGCGCCTGGCCCAGGCCGGGCCGCCGGCCGAGACCGTGGGAGGTTACCTGTGA
- the narI gene encoding respiratory nitrate reductase subunit gamma — protein sequence MSWAESTLWVVLPYLTLLVFVGGLIWRYRYDKFGWTTRSSQLYEGPLLRVASPLFHYGLVFVIVGHVTGLLVPVSWTDAIGVSNAAYHLNALVWGGLAGLATLVGLALLIYRRRATGPVFLATTANDKTMYAVLAASIVAGVVTTVAGFVPSDVSYRTTVAPWFRGIFVLQPDATAMRQADILYKVHTLIGMALFVLFPFSRLVHALSAPLGYLFRPYIVYRSRTR from the coding sequence GTGAGCTGGGCGGAGAGCACGCTCTGGGTGGTCCTGCCGTACCTGACCCTGCTGGTCTTCGTGGGCGGGCTGATCTGGCGCTACCGCTACGACAAGTTCGGCTGGACGACCCGCTCGTCCCAGCTCTACGAGGGTCCGCTGCTGCGCGTGGCCAGCCCACTGTTCCACTACGGCCTGGTCTTCGTGATCGTCGGCCACGTGACCGGCCTGCTCGTCCCGGTGAGCTGGACCGACGCGATCGGCGTGTCCAACGCCGCCTACCACCTGAACGCCCTCGTCTGGGGCGGGCTCGCGGGCCTGGCCACGCTGGTGGGGCTGGCCCTGCTGATCTACCGCCGCCGCGCCACCGGCCCGGTGTTCCTGGCGACCACGGCCAACGACAAGACGATGTACGCGGTGCTGGCCGCCTCGATCGTGGCGGGCGTGGTGACGACGGTCGCGGGGTTCGTGCCGAGCGACGTCAGCTACCGGACCACGGTCGCGCCCTGGTTCCGCGGCATCTTCGTCCTCCAGCCGGACGCCACCGCGATGCGTCAGGCCGACATCCTTTACAAGGTGCACACGCTCATCGGGATGGCGCTGTTCGTACTTTTCCCGTTCAGCCGCCTGGTGCATGCTCTTTCCGCCCCGTTGGGCTATTTGTTCCGTCCTTACATCGTGTATCGGAGTCGCACCCGATAG
- a CDS encoding phosphotransferase, with product MKHGYTNSTVGDGALIVKCYQGPEAAFRLGTESRYLRRLRGRLPVPRVHQVTSTSLTTRFVSGAHGQDLIDEGHGAEVLAECGRVLSGIHRLGIVHGDFGPQNMLFDPATFRTTAILDWEWAHPGRPVEDLAWCEWIIRSHHAEHVPLLSRFFAAYDGPVPSWAERQEAMVERCRSLIDFCGRWEPGGAGEKLWHERLDTTAAWTE from the coding sequence GTGAAGCACGGGTACACCAACAGCACAGTCGGCGACGGCGCCCTGATCGTGAAGTGCTACCAGGGCCCGGAGGCGGCGTTCCGGCTGGGCACGGAGAGCAGATACCTGCGCCGGCTGCGCGGCCGGCTCCCGGTCCCCCGCGTTCACCAGGTCACCTCGACCAGCCTGACCACCCGCTTCGTCTCCGGCGCCCACGGCCAGGACCTCATCGACGAGGGGCACGGCGCCGAGGTGCTCGCCGAGTGCGGCCGGGTCCTGTCGGGCATCCACCGGCTGGGCATCGTGCACGGCGACTTCGGCCCGCAGAACATGCTGTTCGACCCGGCCACGTTCCGGACGACCGCGATCCTCGACTGGGAGTGGGCCCACCCCGGGCGCCCGGTCGAGGACCTCGCGTGGTGCGAGTGGATCATCCGCAGCCACCACGCGGAGCACGTACCGCTGCTCTCGCGCTTCTTCGCCGCGTACGACGGGCCCGTCCCCTCGTGGGCGGAGCGCCAGGAGGCCATGGTGGAGCGCTGCCGCAGTCTGATCGACTTCTGCGGCCGCTGGGAGCCCGGCGGGGCGGGCGAGAAGCTCTGGCACGAACGCCTCGACACCACGGCCGCCTGGACGGAGTAA
- a CDS encoding phosphotransferase: MEVGELLGSGRTADVYAIDDERVLRRYRIPIDARREAAVIAHVAGHGYPVPELYPDAGSATELVMGRLPGPTMLRALFDGEITAEEAGGIIAGLLRRLHEIPALASADPGDRVLHLDLHPDNVMLTPRGPVVIDWCNSQDGPPGFDCAMSAVIFAQAAVDEVEFAEVARRGLVALVAGLGSAMDFGEGLDRARARRAADRALTEREAGLVDAAVELIRGLR; this comes from the coding sequence ATGGAGGTCGGCGAGCTGCTGGGGTCCGGGCGCACCGCGGACGTGTACGCGATCGACGACGAGCGGGTCTTACGCCGCTACCGGATACCGATCGACGCGCGGCGGGAGGCGGCGGTCATCGCGCACGTGGCCGGCCACGGATATCCGGTGCCCGAGCTCTACCCCGACGCGGGGTCGGCCACCGAGCTGGTGATGGGGCGGCTGCCGGGGCCGACGATGTTGCGGGCGCTGTTCGACGGGGAGATCACGGCCGAGGAGGCGGGCGGGATCATCGCCGGGCTGCTGCGGCGCCTGCACGAGATCCCGGCGCTGGCGTCCGCCGATCCCGGTGACCGGGTGCTGCATCTGGACCTGCACCCCGACAACGTCATGCTGACGCCCCGCGGTCCGGTCGTGATCGACTGGTGCAACAGCCAGGACGGGCCGCCCGGGTTCGACTGCGCGATGTCCGCGGTGATCTTCGCGCAGGCGGCCGTGGACGAGGTCGAGTTCGCCGAGGTGGCGCGGCGGGGCCTCGTCGCGCTGGTCGCCGGGCTGGGCTCCGCCATGGACTTCGGCGAAGGGCTCGACCGGGCCAGGGCGCGCCGGGCCGCCGACAGGGCGCTCACCGAGCGGGAGGCCGGGCTGGTGGACGCGGCGGTGGAGCTGATCCGCGGCTTACGGTAA
- a CDS encoding GNAT family N-acetyltransferase → MVVLETERLVMRPLTGDDFDDYARMLADPEVADGLAESVGTSRADAWRSLATFIGHREIRGYSHWALVEKATGRFAGRAGPWRPYGFPGLGVGWCLARDHWGKGYATEAARAALDYCFGTLGATEVISLILPGNARSVSVAERIGHSHLRDTEYRGQQVHVYGQRR, encoded by the coding sequence ATGGTCGTGCTCGAGACGGAACGACTTGTCATGAGGCCGCTGACGGGTGATGACTTCGACGACTACGCCAGGATGCTCGCCGATCCCGAGGTCGCGGACGGGCTGGCGGAGAGCGTGGGGACCTCCCGGGCCGACGCCTGGCGGAGCCTCGCCACGTTCATCGGGCACAGGGAGATCCGCGGCTACTCGCATTGGGCGCTGGTCGAGAAGGCCACGGGCCGGTTCGCCGGGCGGGCGGGGCCCTGGCGGCCCTATGGCTTCCCGGGGCTGGGAGTCGGCTGGTGCCTGGCCCGCGACCACTGGGGCAAGGGCTATGCCACCGAGGCGGCGCGGGCGGCCCTCGACTACTGCTTCGGCACGCTCGGCGCGACGGAAGTGATCTCTCTCATCCTGCCCGGCAACGCGCGGTCCGTCTCCGTCGCCGAACGCATCGGCCACTCCCACCTGCGCGATACCGAGTACCGAGGACAGCAGGTCCACGTCTACGGCCAGCGTCGGTAG
- a CDS encoding serine hydrolase domain-containing protein has product MAEIHGVCEDRFAEVRELLAASLDKDDVGASVAVHVDGEPVVDIWGGYADAARTVPWERDTITNVWSTTKPMTALCALILADRGELDLAAPVAAYWPEFAAAGKERVLVRHLLSHTAGLPTWDEPMTVEDLYDWRLATTRLAGQAPRWEPGAEAGYHAITQGFLVGEVVRRVTGRSLGAFFAEEVAGPLGADFHIGLAAEHDPRVAPVIPPPTPMEAPPDLPANPALRPEEANTTPWRRAEIPAGNGHGNARSVGLVQSVLACGGTLRGVRLLSEEGCARAVEEQFRGFDRVLGTRMWYGMGYGLLEPRTCFWGGMGGSLVVIDLDARMTVAYVMNRMLSQGDDRGMGFLLAAYQALSS; this is encoded by the coding sequence ATGGCCGAGATCCATGGTGTGTGCGAGGACCGCTTCGCCGAGGTGCGCGAGCTGCTGGCCGCCTCCCTGGACAAGGACGACGTCGGCGCCTCGGTGGCCGTCCACGTGGACGGCGAGCCGGTGGTGGACATCTGGGGCGGGTACGCCGACGCGGCCCGCACCGTCCCCTGGGAGCGCGACACCATCACCAACGTCTGGTCCACCACCAAGCCGATGACGGCGCTGTGCGCGCTGATCCTCGCCGACCGGGGTGAGCTCGACCTGGCCGCGCCGGTCGCCGCCTACTGGCCGGAGTTCGCCGCCGCGGGCAAGGAGCGGGTGCTCGTACGCCACCTGCTCTCCCACACCGCCGGCCTGCCCACCTGGGACGAGCCGATGACGGTCGAGGACCTCTACGACTGGCGGCTGGCCACGACGCGGCTGGCCGGGCAGGCGCCGCGCTGGGAGCCCGGCGCCGAGGCCGGATACCACGCGATCACCCAGGGTTTCCTGGTCGGGGAGGTCGTCCGCCGCGTCACCGGGCGCAGCCTGGGCGCCTTCTTCGCCGAGGAGGTGGCCGGGCCGCTGGGGGCGGACTTCCACATCGGCCTCGCCGCCGAGCACGACCCCCGGGTCGCCCCCGTCATCCCGCCCCCGACGCCCATGGAAGCCCCGCCCGACCTGCCCGCCAATCCCGCGCTGCGGCCCGAGGAGGCCAACACCACCCCCTGGCGGCGCGCCGAGATCCCGGCCGGCAACGGGCACGGCAACGCCCGCTCGGTCGGCCTCGTACAGTCGGTCCTGGCCTGCGGCGGGACGCTGCGCGGCGTGCGGCTGCTGTCGGAGGAGGGCTGCGCGCGGGCCGTCGAGGAGCAGTTCCGGGGCTTCGACCGGGTCCTGGGCACGCGGATGTGGTACGGCATGGGCTACGGGCTGCTGGAGCCGCGTACGTGCTTCTGGGGCGGGATGGGCGGCTCGCTGGTCGTGATCGACCTCGACGCCCGCATGACGGTGGCGTACGTGATGAACCGGATGCTCAGCCAGGGCGACGACCGCGGCATGGGTTTCCTGCTGGCCGCCTACCAGGCGCTGTCCTCCTGA
- a CDS encoding TetR/AcrR family transcriptional regulator, whose translation MATTTRGRIDKRQAILEGAFAVFARLGYAQACVQDIADEAGVAKPTVYNHMTDKATLFRGAVEAAAQMTLNARLAALEPLADPGEDLRATLEGVADELLRLHTDGRSCALRRLLYSEITRFPDILDIVKESGPDRLNQALADRMARLALAGRLRAADPDLAAEQFMALLVGPLEARSQMGTRTIPEGELRELARAAVRAFLDAWSAD comes from the coding sequence ATGGCCACCACCACGCGCGGGCGCATCGACAAGCGGCAGGCGATCCTGGAGGGCGCGTTCGCCGTGTTCGCCCGGCTCGGCTACGCGCAGGCCTGCGTGCAGGACATCGCGGACGAGGCGGGCGTCGCCAAGCCGACGGTCTACAACCACATGACGGACAAGGCCACCCTGTTCAGGGGCGCCGTCGAGGCCGCCGCGCAGATGACGCTGAACGCCCGCCTGGCCGCCCTGGAGCCGCTGGCCGATCCGGGCGAGGACCTGCGTGCCACGCTGGAGGGCGTCGCCGACGAGCTGCTGCGCCTGCACACCGACGGGCGCTCGTGCGCGCTGCGCCGGCTGCTCTACTCGGAGATCACCCGCTTTCCCGACATCCTCGACATCGTCAAGGAGAGCGGCCCCGACCGCCTCAACCAGGCCCTCGCCGACCGGATGGCCCGGCTCGCGCTCGCGGGGCGCCTGCGCGCCGCCGATCCCGACCTCGCGGCCGAGCAGTTCATGGCCCTGCTCGTCGGCCCGCTGGAGGCCCGTTCGCAGATGGGCACCCGGACGATCCCGGAGGGCGAGCTGCGAGAGCTGGCGCGCGCCGCGGTCCGGGCGTTCCTCGATGCCTGGAGCGCTGACTAA